The following are from one region of the Streptomyces fradiae genome:
- the aspS gene encoding aspartate--tRNA(Asn) ligase translates to MIHTTSRVLTSDLRGHIDQTVSVSGWVNALRLQRKMQFVILRDHSGMAQVTHKRDGGPLEAVLESLTPESAVRITGRVVDAAQVKLGGLELVPESVEVLNLAETPLPIDEHTGPEHRLDWRFLDVRKRETAQLVFTVQTTLEQGLREYAMEHGCTEMHTPKLMGTASESGAEVFKLGYFDRSAYLAQSPQFYKQMAVAAGIDRVFEIGPVFRAEPSFTSRHATEFTGVDVELSWIDDVEDVMAFEEQMLAHAIAKVAEVHGERIREVFGVEVAVPETPFPRITMAEAQAVLRAGGWDPEGVKEDLDPDGERRIAAHMKEQTGHEFAFITHYPASIRPFYHMRPADRPDLTLSFDLLWKGLEVTTGAQREHRSDVLLKQAEDKGMSTEPMQDYLNIFRFGCPPHGGLGAGLGRILMVMLGLDSIREAAFLFRGPNRLTP, encoded by the coding sequence GTGATCCACACGACGAGCCGCGTTCTGACCTCTGACCTACGCGGCCACATCGACCAGACCGTCTCCGTGTCCGGCTGGGTGAACGCACTCCGGCTGCAGCGCAAGATGCAGTTCGTGATCCTGCGCGACCACTCCGGCATGGCCCAGGTGACCCACAAGCGCGACGGCGGCCCGCTGGAGGCCGTGCTCGAGTCCCTCACACCGGAGTCCGCCGTACGGATCACCGGCCGCGTCGTGGACGCGGCCCAGGTCAAGCTCGGCGGTCTGGAGCTCGTCCCCGAGTCGGTCGAGGTGCTGAACCTGGCGGAGACGCCGCTGCCGATCGACGAGCACACCGGGCCCGAGCACCGGCTCGACTGGCGGTTCCTCGACGTCCGCAAGCGCGAGACCGCGCAGCTCGTGTTCACCGTGCAGACGACCCTGGAGCAGGGGCTGCGCGAGTACGCCATGGAACACGGCTGCACCGAGATGCACACCCCGAAGCTGATGGGGACCGCCTCGGAGTCCGGGGCGGAAGTGTTCAAGCTCGGGTACTTCGACCGGTCGGCCTACCTGGCGCAGTCGCCGCAGTTCTACAAGCAGATGGCGGTGGCCGCCGGCATCGACCGGGTCTTCGAGATCGGTCCAGTCTTCCGTGCCGAGCCGTCGTTCACGTCCCGGCACGCGACCGAGTTCACCGGTGTGGACGTGGAGCTGTCGTGGATCGACGACGTCGAGGACGTGATGGCCTTCGAGGAGCAGATGCTCGCCCACGCCATCGCCAAGGTGGCCGAGGTCCACGGTGAGCGGATCCGCGAAGTCTTCGGGGTCGAGGTCGCGGTTCCGGAGACGCCGTTCCCGCGGATCACTATGGCCGAGGCCCAGGCAGTCCTGCGGGCCGGCGGCTGGGACCCCGAAGGGGTGAAGGAGGACCTGGACCCGGACGGCGAGCGCCGGATCGCAGCGCACATGAAGGAGCAGACCGGGCACGAGTTCGCGTTCATCACGCACTACCCGGCAAGCATCCGGCCCTTCTACCACATGCGCCCGGCGGACCGACCGGACCTGACGCTCAGCTTCGACCTGCTCTGGAAAGGGCTGGAGGTCACCACCGGGGCCCAGCGCGAGCACCGCTCCGACGTCCTGCTGAAGCAGGCCGAGGACAAAGGCATGAGCACCGAGCCGATGCAGGACTACCTGAACATCTTCCGCTTCGGGTGCCCGCCGCACGGCGGTCTCGGCGCCGGCCTGGGCCGGATCCTGATGGTGATGCTCGGACTGGACTCCATCCGCGAGGCGGCCTTCCTCTTCCGCGGACCGAACCGCCTCACCCCCTGA
- a CDS encoding helicase HerA domain-containing protein, translating to MMEFIPGVGAGSLLRSELLADGRSTRIGAIHQIDYGQAVVLTHDRWKFDAGGISQFSFLLATAQDVNDPRVDDDEVLLLRVEGTAPLSLERDLHAVREESLRTALSNNQDPSPSTVLDAELDPFTKNRVSFTGVRCKILGTFYEDDVDGQKVLEFGADVDNFYATSTYRVLKPIGDGLATIASYLKPTGRPVERVRIGAVRYSATRRRAKASKQADAAVEVNIRDFIGNKTALLGMTRMGKSNTAKIIIARTFAVSERQRASGGHPIGQLIFDPQGEYANPNTQDGTEIAAIGANHVRIFKFGADGSQPHVKPLSVNFFAENQIDAVQGLIANQLSGEESGYVKDFAGASYADDPANKFNPHPGRARMVLYGALIRAGFPVPSNFAARINISAALQLKVEQGIQGTKSVVGLGRNSFTQAGKSANLVTVAADEIEAVVDKIIQLREAGDTDAIDFTKDVRWKSVEPIFTTKSDKRNVRGWKNLNPLRPFHSPFTQQDPALEIYNELVDGRVVIVDLHVGAEAITKALSESITRRLLFKQTEVFTSGKEPPHIQVMLEEAHNLFSSDRYKDELDVWVKLAKEASKLNLGMTYATQEVSGVAHQVKANTANWVVAHLNNTTEVRELAKFYDFGAFSDAIIASEDRGYVRLKTLSSPYIVPVQIDRYDIALVNEARAAAGDSPLTLNGTAL from the coding sequence ATGATGGAGTTCATCCCCGGCGTTGGCGCCGGGTCTTTGCTGCGGTCTGAGCTGCTTGCCGATGGTCGGTCGACCCGGATAGGTGCGATTCACCAGATCGACTACGGCCAGGCCGTCGTGCTAACTCACGACCGCTGGAAGTTCGACGCCGGTGGCATTTCGCAGTTCTCGTTTCTCCTCGCGACCGCACAGGACGTCAATGACCCTCGCGTCGACGATGACGAAGTGCTGCTTCTGCGTGTCGAGGGCACGGCACCGCTGTCGCTTGAGCGCGACCTGCACGCCGTGCGCGAGGAATCCCTGCGAACGGCCCTTTCGAACAACCAGGACCCATCGCCATCCACCGTGCTCGATGCGGAGCTTGACCCGTTCACCAAAAACCGCGTGTCGTTCACTGGCGTGCGGTGCAAGATCCTCGGCACCTTCTACGAAGACGACGTGGATGGGCAGAAAGTTCTGGAGTTTGGCGCCGACGTGGACAACTTCTACGCCACGTCCACTTATCGAGTCCTGAAGCCGATCGGCGACGGCCTCGCGACGATTGCCTCCTACCTCAAGCCGACTGGGCGCCCGGTGGAACGCGTGCGCATCGGCGCGGTGCGGTACTCCGCGACGCGGCGGCGAGCCAAGGCATCTAAGCAAGCCGACGCCGCCGTCGAGGTCAACATTCGGGACTTCATCGGCAATAAGACAGCTCTGCTCGGCATGACTCGAATGGGCAAGTCGAACACGGCAAAAATCATTATCGCGCGCACGTTCGCAGTCTCCGAGCGGCAGCGTGCTTCGGGTGGACATCCCATCGGTCAGCTGATCTTTGACCCGCAGGGAGAGTACGCCAACCCGAACACCCAGGACGGCACTGAGATCGCAGCGATTGGCGCGAACCACGTCCGCATCTTCAAGTTTGGTGCTGACGGATCACAGCCCCACGTTAAGCCGCTCAGCGTCAACTTTTTTGCAGAGAACCAGATCGATGCCGTGCAAGGTCTCATTGCCAACCAATTGAGTGGCGAGGAATCTGGATATGTAAAGGACTTCGCTGGCGCATCGTATGCCGATGATCCCGCCAACAAGTTTAATCCGCATCCAGGACGCGCCCGGATGGTTCTTTATGGCGCCTTGATCCGCGCAGGCTTCCCTGTGCCTTCGAACTTCGCCGCGCGTATCAACATCAGTGCCGCGTTGCAACTGAAGGTCGAGCAAGGTATTCAAGGGACGAAGTCGGTGGTGGGTCTCGGTCGAAATTCGTTCACCCAAGCTGGCAAGTCTGCCAACCTGGTAACCGTAGCTGCCGATGAGATTGAGGCAGTTGTGGACAAGATTATCCAATTGCGCGAAGCCGGCGATACCGACGCGATCGACTTCACAAAAGACGTGCGCTGGAAGAGCGTTGAGCCGATCTTCACCACGAAGAGCGACAAGCGCAACGTTCGTGGTTGGAAGAACCTGAACCCGTTGCGCCCGTTCCATAGCCCGTTTACACAGCAAGATCCTGCTCTGGAGATCTACAACGAGCTCGTCGACGGTCGAGTAGTCATCGTCGATCTTCACGTTGGTGCCGAGGCGATCACCAAGGCGCTTAGCGAGTCCATTACCCGACGCCTGCTTTTTAAGCAGACAGAGGTATTTACATCTGGGAAGGAGCCTCCGCATATTCAGGTAATGCTTGAGGAGGCGCACAACCTATTTTCGTCCGACCGCTACAAGGATGAGCTCGATGTATGGGTCAAGCTCGCTAAAGAAGCGAGCAAGCTCAATCTCGGAATGACCTACGCAACGCAGGAGGTCTCGGGGGTAGCGCACCAGGTCAAGGCGAATACTGCCAACTGGGTTGTCGCCCATTTGAACAACACGACAGAGGTACGGGAACTGGCCAAGTTCTACGACTTCGGGGCGTTCTCAGATGCGATCATCGCCTCCGAGGACCGCGGGTATGTGCGGCTCAAGACACTGTCCTCGCCGTACATCGTTCCCGTCCAGATCGATCGGTACGACATCGCGCTCGTCAACGAAGCACGAGCAGCGGCTGGTGACTCGCCGTTGACGCTGAACGGGACGGCACTCTGA
- a CDS encoding NUDIX domain-containing protein, which produces MSENEHEAKMARPRMAAGALFFDEEDRVLLVEPSYKDYRDIPGGYVEEGESPRQACVREVQEELGITPHIGRLLVVDWAPNPGEGDKVLYLFDGGCLTADDRRQIALQADELRGYDFHDADQVPDLTIPRLARRITAGIQAQTNGLTEYLEHGEPPTRGH; this is translated from the coding sequence GTGAGCGAGAACGAGCACGAAGCGAAGATGGCCCGCCCCCGCATGGCAGCCGGCGCTCTCTTCTTCGACGAGGAAGATCGAGTCCTCCTCGTCGAGCCGTCCTACAAGGACTACCGCGACATCCCCGGTGGCTACGTCGAGGAGGGGGAGTCGCCCCGACAGGCGTGTGTGCGCGAGGTCCAGGAGGAACTCGGCATCACGCCGCACATCGGCCGCCTCTTGGTCGTCGACTGGGCACCGAACCCCGGCGAGGGAGACAAGGTCCTCTACCTCTTCGACGGCGGCTGTCTGACCGCCGACGACCGCCGACAGATCGCCCTGCAAGCGGACGAGCTCCGCGGCTACGACTTCCACGACGCCGACCAGGTGCCGGACCTCACCATTCCTCGCCTCGCGCGGCGAATCACCGCAGGCATCCAGGCCCAGACGAACGGCCTGACCGAGTATCTCGAGCACGGGGAGCCCCCGACGAGAGGCCACTGA
- a CDS encoding CYTH domain-containing protein: MAIEIEMRARFDKDAHEQLVERLTREAEDLGCDDKTIHFYVLPDQLLKVTDNIAAGSAKVTLKASKIGQGAAFPETEFAIGREDVPAAVRIFNALGFEDTMHQAFNQRHNFRFRGVEIAVKWSEAWGHHAEFEVLLDDEASATARDEAVARIGAVADELGVHLMTEEELAEFTAAFEATEQARKEKAAQAASVS, translated from the coding sequence GTGGCCATCGAGATCGAGATGCGCGCCCGCTTCGACAAGGACGCGCACGAGCAGCTCGTCGAACGTCTGACGCGGGAGGCCGAGGACCTCGGCTGCGACGACAAGACCATCCACTTCTACGTGCTGCCCGATCAGCTGCTGAAGGTCACGGACAACATCGCGGCCGGCTCCGCGAAGGTCACCCTCAAGGCCAGCAAGATCGGGCAGGGCGCCGCTTTCCCGGAGACCGAGTTCGCCATCGGCCGCGAGGACGTTCCGGCCGCCGTGCGGATCTTCAACGCCCTCGGCTTCGAGGACACCATGCACCAGGCGTTCAACCAGCGCCACAACTTCCGCTTCCGCGGTGTCGAGATCGCCGTGAAGTGGAGCGAAGCCTGGGGGCACCACGCGGAGTTCGAGGTGCTGCTCGACGACGAGGCCAGCGCCACCGCGCGGGACGAGGCCGTCGCCCGCATCGGCGCCGTGGCCGACGAGCTGGGCGTGCACCTCATGACCGAGGAGGAGCTCGCCGAGTTCACGGCCGCATTCGAGGCCACCGAGCAGGCCCGCAAGGAGAAGGCGGCCCAAGCCGCGTCCGTCAGCTAG
- a CDS encoding ParB N-terminal domain-containing protein, whose translation MFPPLTNEELHELTESIRTQGLRHPIVLGPDGTLLDGRHRLAVCKALGVEPRFTTYEGGDPDGYALSVNIRQRNLTTGQAAMIATKAQAATETNEHPSPEEGMRSLSEKTGVSIGRLELADMVMRHEPKLVEPVIMRTVSLDKAHEIALTNKVRAQVSQQHLARLRTDAPDLADRVIAGELTAFQAWNKHQGRIKEDARQRRVATYLLCDVVTSLAQTRGSRTFARYDPQYEAPRRAVTRETIAHAMTALTEMDAVWRERNLP comes from the coding sequence ATGTTCCCGCCGCTCACCAACGAGGAGCTCCACGAGCTGACCGAGTCGATCAGGACCCAAGGCCTGCGCCACCCGATCGTCCTCGGCCCCGATGGAACCCTCCTCGACGGCCGCCACCGACTCGCCGTCTGCAAGGCCCTCGGAGTCGAACCCCGCTTCACCACCTATGAGGGCGGTGATCCCGACGGATACGCCCTGTCCGTCAACATCCGCCAGCGCAACCTGACCACGGGACAGGCGGCGATGATCGCCACCAAGGCCCAAGCCGCCACCGAGACGAACGAGCACCCCTCCCCCGAGGAGGGGATGCGCTCCCTCAGTGAGAAGACCGGTGTCTCCATTGGCCGACTGGAGCTGGCCGACATGGTCATGCGACATGAGCCCAAGCTCGTTGAGCCGGTCATCATGCGTACTGTCAGTCTGGACAAGGCCCACGAGATCGCACTCACCAACAAGGTCCGTGCACAAGTCAGCCAGCAGCACCTCGCCCGCCTGCGCACCGATGCCCCTGACCTCGCCGACCGCGTCATCGCGGGTGAACTCACGGCGTTTCAGGCATGGAACAAGCACCAGGGGCGCATCAAGGAAGACGCACGGCAGCGCAGGGTCGCGACCTATCTCCTGTGCGATGTCGTAACGTCTCTGGCGCAGACGCGCGGCTCCAGGACCTTTGCGAGGTATGACCCCCAGTACGAGGCACCGCGCCGCGCTGTCACCCGCGAGACCATCGCCCACGCGATGACCGCGCTCACGGAAATGGACGCCGTATGGCGGGAGCGCAACCTCCCGTAG
- a CDS encoding helix-turn-helix domain-containing protein, with product MTENLTIGERVAWYRRRRGLSQEVLAGLVGRTTDWLSKAENNRIELDRLSVITSLADALDVSLGDLLAEPALMEWSADSGHHTVPALRETLMDYKQLAPLLGAASGEEPPALRDLRGNVGDVLDAYQASRYGFATRRLPLVLADALAASRAYSGHEAEEAHALLALAYHGAAMVLGKVGESELAWIAADRGLAAAQLSGRSEVTGSLFRAVTHCLLATGRFTAAVQLVNDAAAVMQPELGNANDEYLSVYGTLFLTGAMAAARAEDRATTQTFLREANETAQRLGADANHMWTAFGPTNVAIHCVATAGELGDIQIAADLGSRIDTTALPVERRVRHSLEVARALSSWNRTDEALAVLLEAEQAAPEQVRHHYLSRELVIGWIRGTRGRPAHPVADLARRLGIVAGG from the coding sequence ATGACAGAGAACCTGACCATCGGCGAGCGCGTCGCCTGGTATCGGCGTCGGCGTGGCCTGTCCCAAGAGGTGTTGGCCGGCCTTGTCGGCCGCACCACGGACTGGCTGAGCAAAGCGGAGAACAACCGGATCGAGCTCGATCGCCTCTCGGTGATCACCTCACTCGCCGACGCCCTCGATGTCTCCCTTGGAGACCTGCTTGCCGAGCCGGCCCTCATGGAGTGGTCGGCCGACAGCGGTCACCACACGGTTCCAGCGCTGCGGGAAACGCTCATGGACTACAAGCAGCTTGCCCCTTTACTCGGAGCCGCCAGCGGCGAGGAACCGCCCGCCCTGCGGGACCTTCGAGGCAACGTGGGCGACGTGCTCGATGCCTACCAGGCATCTCGGTACGGCTTCGCCACCCGACGTCTCCCCCTTGTCCTGGCCGATGCCCTCGCCGCGTCCCGCGCCTACTCGGGGCACGAGGCGGAGGAGGCCCACGCCCTGCTCGCTCTCGCCTACCACGGCGCCGCCATGGTGCTGGGCAAGGTCGGAGAGTCCGAGCTGGCATGGATCGCCGCGGATCGCGGTCTGGCAGCAGCGCAGCTCAGCGGCCGCAGTGAAGTTACGGGATCGCTCTTCCGCGCGGTCACGCACTGCCTCCTGGCCACCGGCCGCTTCACAGCCGCGGTCCAGCTGGTGAACGACGCGGCAGCCGTCATGCAGCCGGAGCTGGGCAACGCCAACGACGAGTACCTCTCGGTGTACGGCACGCTGTTCCTCACCGGCGCGATGGCTGCCGCACGGGCAGAAGACCGGGCGACCACGCAGACCTTCCTCCGCGAGGCGAACGAGACCGCCCAACGACTCGGCGCCGACGCCAACCACATGTGGACGGCCTTCGGCCCGACCAACGTGGCCATCCACTGCGTGGCCACCGCCGGCGAACTCGGCGACATCCAGATTGCTGCGGACCTGGGCTCACGAATCGACACGACTGCCCTGCCCGTGGAGCGACGCGTACGGCACAGTCTCGAAGTCGCCAGGGCGCTGAGCTCATGGAACCGCACCGACGAAGCCCTGGCTGTCCTACTGGAAGCGGAACAGGCCGCCCCCGAGCAGGTGCGCCACCACTACCTGAGCCGGGAGCTGGTCATCGGCTGGATACGCGGTACCAGGGGCCGGCCTGCCCATCCCGTCGCAGACCTGGCCCGCAGACTGGGCATTGTCGCGGGCGGCTAG
- a CDS encoding methyltransferase domain-containing protein, protein MNAHRTDGSSIDLLGEQITALLADPATSHGLARTLRATAKEIELSRYHRTSQNAFPSGQLDSTPKKVQVGGGAHRIDGFFNIDAVPPADLLWDVREGIPFQDDSVEVLFSEHFLEHIDYPMSAKQYAREAHRVLAAGGRLITGVPDAAFVLGSYPASAEQAGEMISRWYAKRDCRKDINTYLDLINYVFRDQDDDPTYNPHYWAYDFEKLSQLFTEAGFVTVEPWDFDPNMANPKRQWASVYVVATK, encoded by the coding sequence ATGAATGCCCACCGTACGGACGGCTCCTCCATCGATCTCCTCGGCGAACAGATCACCGCTCTCCTCGCCGACCCGGCCACCAGCCACGGTCTGGCACGTACCCTCCGTGCCACCGCCAAGGAGATCGAGCTCAGCCGCTACCACCGCACCAGCCAGAACGCTTTCCCCTCAGGCCAGCTCGACTCCACGCCGAAGAAGGTCCAGGTCGGCGGCGGAGCTCACCGCATCGACGGCTTCTTCAACATCGACGCAGTGCCGCCCGCCGACCTGCTCTGGGACGTCCGGGAGGGGATCCCGTTCCAGGACGACTCGGTGGAGGTGCTGTTCTCCGAGCACTTCCTGGAGCACATCGACTACCCGATGTCCGCGAAGCAGTACGCCCGCGAGGCCCACCGCGTCCTGGCGGCCGGCGGCCGTCTCATCACGGGAGTGCCGGACGCGGCCTTCGTCCTCGGCTCGTACCCCGCCAGCGCCGAGCAGGCCGGGGAGATGATCTCCCGTTGGTACGCCAAACGGGACTGCCGCAAGGACATCAACACCTACCTGGACCTGATCAACTACGTCTTCCGAGACCAGGACGACGACCCCACGTACAACCCGCACTACTGGGCGTACGACTTCGAGAAGCTCAGCCAGCTGTTCACCGAGGCCGGCTTCGTCACCGTCGAACCGTGGGACTTCGACCCCAACATGGCCAACCCCAAGCGGCAGTGGGCGAGCGTGTACGTCGTCGCAACCAAGTAG
- a CDS encoding mobilization protein, producing MIAAIKPSGANTRGLLAYLYGPGRHDEHTDPHIVAGFAMLAMPDPGRDENATLTQLARYLDEPVRLRNSEFGKKITDHVWHCPVRAAPEDRQLSDAEWGEIAQRIVAAAGIAPEGDDLSCRWIAVRHVDDHIHILATTVREDGRRPKLHDSGIHVGDACRQIEKDYGLRRLKKGDRTGTRAPTQAEMHKAQRLGWEQTSREWLQDRIRAAIPHARTAEELLAYLEADGIAIKTRRGPSGDLLGYAAGRPGDLNKDGEQIFHPGGKIAPDLTLPKLQARLEAGQPEEHPTARRNRPTTAWHQATESLDTFRTDLADDTHAQAHITALGELLEATAQKAPTHLRAELQAASKAFARAQRSQIRAEDRAAHAIRHAARDIVHTATGPDGSALAALIAALLWAGIIANRWHEAKGHAHQADAARRALHHLQAAADQALTSTLVVLEQHQPKQETRRILAHDVRAAVPSHAERILTDPSWPALAALLADAEARGHQPHQLLKEAAAQRELATARQPARVLITRLQHTSRNPSPNPRAEAARLRTMASVTGQQATATLPPAAPGGRPNRPRR from the coding sequence GTGATCGCTGCCATCAAGCCCTCCGGCGCCAACACCCGTGGTCTGCTCGCCTACCTCTACGGCCCCGGCCGCCACGACGAGCACACCGACCCGCACATCGTGGCCGGCTTCGCCATGCTCGCCATGCCCGACCCCGGCCGCGACGAGAACGCCACCCTCACCCAGCTCGCCCGCTACCTCGACGAACCCGTACGCCTCCGCAACAGCGAGTTCGGCAAGAAGATCACCGACCACGTCTGGCACTGCCCCGTCCGCGCCGCTCCCGAGGACCGCCAGCTCTCCGACGCGGAGTGGGGCGAGATCGCCCAGCGCATCGTCGCCGCGGCCGGCATCGCCCCCGAAGGCGACGACCTGTCCTGCCGCTGGATCGCAGTACGCCACGTCGACGACCACATCCACATCCTCGCCACCACCGTCCGCGAGGACGGCCGCCGCCCCAAGCTCCACGACAGCGGCATCCACGTCGGCGACGCCTGCCGCCAGATCGAGAAGGACTACGGCCTGCGCCGCCTGAAGAAGGGCGACCGCACCGGCACCCGCGCTCCCACCCAGGCCGAGATGCACAAGGCCCAGCGCCTCGGCTGGGAACAGACCAGCCGCGAATGGCTCCAGGACCGCATCCGCGCCGCCATCCCCCACGCCCGCACCGCCGAGGAACTCCTCGCCTACCTCGAAGCCGACGGCATCGCGATCAAGACCAGGCGCGGCCCCTCCGGAGACCTCCTCGGCTACGCCGCAGGCCGCCCCGGCGACCTCAACAAGGACGGCGAACAGATCTTCCACCCCGGAGGGAAGATCGCCCCCGACCTCACCCTCCCCAAACTCCAGGCCCGCCTCGAAGCCGGCCAACCCGAGGAGCACCCCACCGCCCGCCGCAACCGCCCGACCACCGCCTGGCACCAGGCCACCGAATCCCTCGACACCTTCCGCACCGACCTCGCCGACGACACCCACGCCCAGGCGCACATCACCGCCCTCGGCGAACTCCTCGAAGCCACCGCCCAGAAGGCCCCCACCCACCTCCGCGCCGAACTCCAAGCCGCTTCGAAGGCATTCGCACGCGCCCAGCGCTCCCAGATCCGTGCGGAAGACCGCGCCGCCCACGCCATCCGCCACGCGGCCCGCGACATCGTCCACACTGCCACCGGCCCCGACGGCAGCGCCCTCGCCGCCCTGATCGCAGCCCTCCTGTGGGCCGGGATCATCGCCAACCGCTGGCACGAGGCCAAGGGCCACGCCCACCAAGCCGACGCCGCCCGCCGAGCCCTCCACCACCTACAGGCAGCCGCTGACCAGGCCCTCACCTCCACGCTCGTCGTACTCGAACAGCATCAACCGAAGCAGGAGACCCGTCGCATACTCGCCCACGACGTACGCGCCGCCGTCCCCAGCCACGCAGAGCGCATCCTCACCGACCCCAGCTGGCCCGCCCTCGCCGCCCTCCTGGCCGACGCGGAGGCCCGAGGCCACCAACCCCACCAGCTACTCAAGGAGGCCGCAGCCCAGCGCGAACTGGCCACAGCCCGCCAACCCGCCCGTGTTCTGATCACCCGCCTCCAGCACACCAGCCGCAACCCAAGCCCCAACCCCCGGGCTGAAGCCGCGCGCCTCCGCACCATGGCGTCGGTGACCGGCCAGCAGGCCACCGCCACACTGCCGCCAGCAGCACCCGGAGGCCGACCCAACCGCCCGCGACGCTGA
- a CDS encoding DNA adenine methylase — MIENVAVVPVAPLRDARATHVAAPAIPTHILDNPRPLVSPLGVVDHALMMSRYQSPLRYPGAKSSLAPVIARILDAAKGSRAVPEINLLVEPFAGGASASLRLVGQGLVDRVLLADVDPLVTAFWQTAAADTEALIGRMHDEWARYVKRGGVAAVERWDYWRSWVPTRKAKPATVRLELATQCLFLNRTTFSGILHGKAGPIGGRKQESPYGIGCRWNPEAIEERLRYVGHLYDTGRIVDVWHKDWQQTLDDVPSYYPQLIPSRVVAYLDPPYIEKASHLYRTSFDPRGGYGGDRDGKAGSDDHMLHMQLAGYLRTKAQFRWLLSYDNNPMLTESTWLYAHARMTPSRVDRETLGVRSWPLTKRLVKTRYSASGKTGKRDADELLITTLPPSTVPVDHQLRELP; from the coding sequence ATGATCGAGAATGTGGCTGTGGTGCCGGTCGCCCCCCTCCGTGATGCTCGCGCTACGCATGTTGCTGCGCCGGCAATCCCGACGCATATCCTCGACAACCCCCGCCCACTCGTTTCACCCCTCGGCGTCGTTGACCACGCGCTCATGATGAGTAGGTACCAGTCGCCCCTGCGCTACCCAGGAGCAAAGTCGTCCCTCGCTCCGGTGATCGCCCGAATCTTGGATGCCGCCAAGGGGTCGAGGGCCGTTCCGGAAATTAACCTGCTGGTCGAGCCTTTCGCCGGCGGAGCGTCGGCGTCCTTGCGGCTCGTCGGCCAAGGGCTCGTCGACCGAGTGCTGCTCGCTGACGTGGATCCGTTGGTGACTGCCTTCTGGCAGACCGCGGCCGCTGATACAGAAGCGCTGATCGGACGTATGCATGATGAGTGGGCCCGATACGTCAAGCGGGGCGGAGTAGCCGCCGTTGAGCGGTGGGACTACTGGCGTTCCTGGGTGCCTACTCGGAAAGCGAAGCCTGCCACGGTCCGACTGGAGTTGGCGACACAGTGCCTATTTCTGAACCGCACAACCTTTTCTGGAATCCTTCATGGCAAGGCAGGCCCGATTGGTGGACGCAAGCAAGAGAGCCCGTACGGCATCGGATGCCGGTGGAATCCGGAGGCCATAGAAGAGCGACTTCGATACGTCGGTCACCTGTACGACACCGGGCGAATCGTCGATGTCTGGCACAAGGACTGGCAACAGACGCTCGATGACGTGCCCAGTTACTACCCGCAGTTGATCCCGTCTCGCGTCGTTGCTTACCTCGACCCGCCCTACATCGAAAAGGCCTCGCACTTGTACCGCACCTCTTTCGACCCCCGAGGTGGATACGGCGGCGACAGGGATGGCAAAGCGGGATCAGACGACCACATGCTCCACATGCAGCTCGCCGGATATCTGCGCACCAAGGCGCAGTTTCGCTGGCTGCTCAGCTACGACAATAACCCAATGCTGACCGAAAGCACTTGGCTCTATGCGCACGCTCGCATGACGCCTAGCCGCGTGGACCGGGAGACGCTTGGAGTACGCTCGTGGCCCTTGACTAAACGATTGGTGAAGACGCGTTACAGCGCTAGTGGCAAGACCGGCAAGCGCGATGCTGATGAACTCCTCATCACAACCCTCCCGCCATCCACTGTCCCTGTAGATCACCAGCTGCGCGAGCTGCCTTGA
- a CDS encoding nucleoside-diphosphate kinase — MAQDQENTVERTLVLLKPDAMVRGYAGKIIARFEDAALKIVGIKMKQMEAEFTRRHYFDLEERLGADVYNLTSTFMQQGPVIALVLEGFDAVATVRKIVGSTYPNEAPAGTVRGDFSHYSRGASAASGKAVANLVHASGNKAEADQEVELWFGKDELHDYRTLAEIFTY; from the coding sequence ATGGCCCAGGATCAGGAAAACACCGTGGAGCGCACGCTCGTCCTTCTCAAGCCCGACGCGATGGTTCGTGGATACGCCGGAAAGATCATCGCCCGGTTCGAGGACGCAGCACTGAAGATCGTCGGCATCAAGATGAAGCAGATGGAAGCCGAATTCACCCGGCGCCACTACTTCGACCTGGAGGAGCGGCTCGGCGCCGACGTCTACAACCTCACCTCCACGTTCATGCAGCAGGGCCCGGTCATCGCGCTCGTGCTGGAGGGCTTCGACGCCGTCGCTACCGTACGCAAGATCGTCGGCAGCACGTACCCGAACGAGGCCCCCGCCGGCACGGTTCGCGGCGACTTCTCGCACTACAGCCGGGGCGCCAGCGCGGCCTCCGGCAAGGCCGTCGCGAACCTGGTGCACGCCTCCGGCAACAAGGCCGAGGCCGACCAGGAGGTCGAGCTGTGGTTCGGCAAGGACGAGCTGCACGACTACCGCACCCTCGCGGAGATCTTCACGTACTGA